A part of Emcibacter nanhaiensis genomic DNA contains:
- the paaK gene encoding phenylacetate--CoA ligase PaaK, whose amino-acid sequence MPKTLGPRDPIEVASRDEISALQLERLKWSLNHAYTNVPHYKKAFDEKGVHPDDLQDLSDLAKFPFTVKTTLRDNYPFGMFAVPMDDIVRIHASSGTTGKPTVVGYTKKDIDTWADLGARSIQASGGRRSDKVHVAYGYGLFTGGLGAHYAAERLGCAVIPMSGGNTEKQVQLITDFQPDIIMLTPSYMLAIADEFKRQGMDPAETSLRLGIFGAEPWTGAMRKEIEELFGIDALDIYGLSEMMGPGVANECIETKDGPTIWEDHFYPEIINPETGEVLPDGEEGELVFTSLSKEAMPIIRYRTRDLTRLLPGTARSMRRMDKITGRSDDMMIIRGVNVFPSQIEEIMLEDVRLSPHYQLVIDKKGPMDILTINLEGSDPSVSVEDREAAGQLLAKHVKNRIGISVIPVVGAPGTVARSQGKAQRIIDMRKK is encoded by the coding sequence ATGCCGAAAACCCTTGGGCCCCGCGACCCCATCGAGGTGGCGAGCCGTGATGAAATCAGCGCGCTGCAGCTGGAGCGCCTGAAATGGAGCCTGAACCACGCCTATACCAATGTGCCTCATTACAAAAAGGCCTTTGATGAAAAAGGTGTGCACCCGGACGACCTGCAGGATCTGTCCGATCTGGCCAAATTCCCCTTCACGGTAAAAACCACGCTGCGGGACAATTACCCCTTCGGCATGTTCGCCGTACCCATGGACGACATCGTCCGCATCCATGCCTCCAGCGGCACCACCGGCAAACCGACTGTGGTTGGCTATACCAAAAAGGACATCGACACCTGGGCCGACCTCGGCGCCCGCTCCATCCAGGCCTCTGGCGGCCGGCGCAGCGATAAAGTCCATGTGGCCTATGGCTACGGCCTGTTCACCGGCGGCCTTGGCGCCCATTATGCGGCGGAACGGCTCGGCTGCGCCGTGATCCCCATGTCCGGCGGCAATACCGAAAAACAGGTCCAGCTGATCACCGACTTCCAGCCGGATATCATCATGCTGACCCCCAGCTATATGCTGGCCATTGCCGATGAATTCAAACGCCAGGGCATGGACCCGGCCGAGACCTCACTGCGCCTGGGTATTTTCGGGGCCGAGCCCTGGACCGGCGCCATGCGCAAGGAAATCGAGGAACTCTTCGGCATTGATGCGCTCGACATTTACGGCCTGTCGGAAATGATGGGCCCGGGCGTCGCCAACGAATGTATCGAAACCAAGGACGGCCCGACCATCTGGGAAGATCACTTCTATCCGGAAATCATCAACCCGGAAACCGGCGAAGTGCTGCCCGACGGTGAGGAAGGCGAGCTGGTGTTCACCTCGCTCAGCAAGGAAGCGATGCCGATCATCCGCTACCGCACCCGCGACCTGACCCGGCTGCTGCCCGGCACCGCCCGCTCCATGCGGCGCATGGACAAGATCACCGGTCGCAGCGACGACATGATGATCATCCGCGGCGTCAATGTATTCCCGAGCCAGATCGAGGAAATCATGCTCGAGGATGTCCGCCTCAGCCCCCATTACCAGCTGGTGATCGACAAGAAAGGACCGATGGATATCCTGACCATCAACCTGGAAGGCTCCGACCCCAGTGTCTCGGTCGAAGACCGGGAAGCTGCCGGCCAGCTGCTGGCCAAACATGTGAAAAACCGGATCGGCATTTCCGTGATCCCGGTGGTTGGCGCCCCCGGTACCGTGGCCCGTTCCCAGGGCAAGGCCCAGCGCATCATCGACATGCGCAAGAAATAA
- a CDS encoding enoyl-CoA hydratase-related protein: protein MSQDELIISTENDCIRVLTLNRPEARNALRTPLLKKLAEALSEADRDDNIRCVVVTGGPEIFAAGADINEMKDSGAVDAILDVRVDLWDEVSRFRKPLIGAINGFCLGAGNELLLRCDISVAGEGAKFGQPEINVGIMAGAGGTQLLTKQIGKAKSMLLNLAGEFLSAEQAYMAGLVSEVVPDGEVMERAMKLAVRISRKSPLGLRLIKESILAAEDLSVRDALAYERRAFSILFASEDKNEGVSAFLEKRHPKFTGR from the coding sequence ATGTCACAAGACGAACTGATCATCTCCACCGAAAATGACTGCATCCGGGTGCTGACCCTGAACCGGCCGGAAGCCCGCAATGCGCTCAGGACGCCGCTGCTGAAGAAGCTGGCTGAAGCGCTGAGCGAAGCCGACCGGGACGACAATATCCGTTGTGTGGTGGTGACCGGCGGGCCGGAGATTTTTGCCGCCGGCGCCGATATCAATGAGATGAAGGATTCCGGTGCGGTGGACGCGATCCTCGATGTGCGGGTCGACCTGTGGGACGAGGTGAGCCGCTTCCGCAAGCCGCTGATCGGCGCCATCAACGGCTTCTGCCTTGGTGCCGGTAACGAGCTGCTGCTGCGCTGTGACATCAGTGTGGCCGGGGAAGGGGCCAAATTCGGCCAGCCGGAAATCAATGTGGGCATCATGGCCGGGGCCGGCGGCACCCAGCTTCTGACCAAACAGATCGGCAAGGCCAAATCCATGCTGCTCAACCTGGCCGGTGAATTCCTTTCCGCCGAGCAGGCCTATATGGCCGGACTGGTCAGTGAAGTGGTGCCGGACGGCGAGGTGATGGAGCGGGCCATGAAACTGGCGGTCAGGATCAGCCGCAAGTCGCCGCTTGGCCTGCGCCTGATCAAGGAGAGCATTCTGGCGGCGGAAGACCTGTCGGTCAGGGATGCCTTGGCCTACGAGCGACGCGCCTTTTCGATCCTGTTCGCCAGCGAGGACAAAAACGAAGGAGTGAGCGCGTTCCTGGAAAAACGCCACCCCAAATTCACAGGCCGTTAG
- a CDS encoding TetR/AcrR family transcriptional regulator, producing the protein MARTQAADYDDRRRNILIQAANLFAEKGYARTSISELATACNASKSWLYHYYPSKEAILYDIMSYHVTELLECARDCRDEQGSPRDRFRELVRRFMSLYIEAGSQHVILLNDIGCLPEDKQKEIQELQDDVVAIVLELICEVNPALSGNKKFKKPVTMALMGMINWTYTWFDEKGPINEQQFADLAVDLFLNGLMSKEFKG; encoded by the coding sequence ATGGCAAGAACCCAGGCCGCAGATTACGACGATCGGCGCAGGAATATACTTATCCAGGCCGCCAACCTGTTTGCAGAAAAGGGCTATGCCCGGACCAGCATTTCGGAACTGGCGACGGCCTGTAATGCTTCCAAATCCTGGCTGTATCATTATTATCCGTCCAAGGAAGCTATCCTGTATGACATCATGTCCTATCATGTGACGGAGCTTCTGGAATGCGCCCGGGACTGCCGGGACGAGCAGGGCTCGCCCAGGGACCGCTTTCGCGAACTGGTGCGGCGTTTCATGTCCCTTTATATCGAGGCCGGCTCCCAGCATGTGATCCTGCTGAATGACATCGGCTGCCTGCCCGAAGACAAGCAGAAGGAAATCCAGGAGCTGCAGGATGACGTGGTTGCCATCGTCCTGGAACTGATCTGCGAGGTTAATCCGGCCCTGTCCGGCAACAAGAAATTCAAGAAACCGGTGACCATGGCCCTGATGGGCATGATCAACTGGACCTATACCTGGTTCGACGAAAAGGGCCCGATCAATGAACAGCAGTTTGCCGACCTGGCGGTGGACCTGTTCCTGAACGGCCTGATGTCCAAGGAATTCAAAGGATAA
- a CDS encoding NAD(P)/FAD-dependent oxidoreductase produces the protein MSENSQQDAGRIVLVLGGGPAGVIAAVRLADLGHHVTLINRTRPGEGLQAIPNKVREQLRSHGLEASADTFGPLVECRTVWQGAETTEQLHVVHRRLLDQALLYDATRRHVHVVEGTAGGIRRTDSGWRVGVGEYDYEADFLVEARGREAGAAAGEQGVICLAMRYRMPADYSPFVAVTCFGDGWARFIAAERREAAVQVYLSGGKSDLPVGPIPRKKMFGGLAEELTGIWPLLAEATPRGEVERSNAFSRLREPLIGMDSIRIGEAALALEPLPGFTLEQSLETVEMALPVIESWLRGAGDKQQLAEGYSDRVRALYETSQRAAKARFGR, from the coding sequence GTGTCGGAAAACTCACAACAGGATGCAGGTCGGATTGTGTTGGTGCTGGGCGGTGGTCCGGCCGGGGTGATTGCGGCAGTACGATTGGCCGACCTGGGCCATCATGTCACCCTGATCAACCGCACCCGGCCGGGCGAGGGCCTGCAGGCGATCCCCAACAAGGTGCGCGAACAGCTTCGCTCCCATGGTCTGGAAGCCTCCGCCGATACCTTCGGCCCACTGGTGGAGTGCCGGACCGTCTGGCAGGGGGCGGAAACCACAGAGCAGCTTCATGTGGTGCACCGGCGCCTGCTGGACCAGGCCCTGTTGTATGACGCCACCCGCCGCCATGTGCATGTGGTGGAGGGGACCGCCGGCGGGATCAGGCGGACCGACAGCGGCTGGCGCGTCGGGGTCGGGGAGTATGACTATGAAGCGGACTTCCTGGTCGAGGCCCGCGGCCGCGAAGCCGGGGCGGCGGCGGGGGAACAGGGCGTCATCTGCCTGGCCATGAGATACCGCATGCCGGCGGACTATAGCCCCTTTGTCGCCGTGACCTGTTTCGGGGACGGCTGGGCCCGCTTCATTGCTGCGGAGCGGCGGGAAGCTGCCGTGCAGGTTTATCTGTCGGGCGGAAAATCCGACCTCCCCGTCGGCCCCATTCCGCGGAAGAAAATGTTTGGAGGCCTCGCAGAGGAACTGACCGGGATCTGGCCCCTGCTGGCCGAGGCAACCCCCAGGGGGGAGGTGGAGCGCAGCAACGCCTTCAGCCGGTTGCGCGAGCCGCTGATCGGCATGGACAGCATCCGCATCGGCGAGGCGGCGCTGGCCCTGGAACCGCTTCCCGGGTTCACGCTGGAACAAAGCCTCGAGACGGTGGAAATGGCGTTGCCGGTTATCGAAAGCTGGCTACGCGGCGCCGGCGATAAACAACAGCTGGCCGAGGGCTATTCAGATCGGGTCAGGGCGCTGTATGAGACTTCGCAACGGGCGGCGAAAGCCCGTTTCGGCCGCTGA